The DNA region GCTGCACACCGCACCGACGGATGAAGCCATCCGGTTCGACATCGCGGCTACGCTGGGCATCGGCATGAACCTGGCCCGTAAGCACATCAAGATCGAGCCGGAACGCTGGTACTACTGGGCGGACAAGCTGGGCCTGCTCGTATGGCAGGACATGCCGAGCGGGAAGAACGACACGCCGGAGTCGCGGGCGAATTTCGCCCGCGAGTGGCAGCGCATCATCGATGCCCGCTACAACCATCCGTCGATCGTGATGTGGGTCACGATCAACGAAGGCTGGGGCCAGCCCGACAAAGCGGGCACGCGGGAATTAGCCGACTGGACGTCGCGCTACGATCCGACTCGTCTCGTCAACAACGCGTCTGGCTGGACCGACGCGGGCGCCGGGCACGTGACCGACATCCACCGGTACCCGGGCCCATCGATGCCCGCGCTCGAGCGCGATCGCGCGGCGGTACTGGGTGAGTACGGCGGTCTGGGCCTGCCTGTGCGCGGTCACACGTGGCAGGACGAGAAGAACTGGGGCTACGTCACCTACAAGGACGCGAACGAACTCGAGCGGGCCTATCGCGAGCGCGTCGCGGAGCTGCGGCTGCTGGTGGCGCGGGGCCTCAGTGCCGCCGTCTATACGCAGACCACCGACGTGGAAGTCGAAGTCAACGGGCTCATCACCTACGACCGGGAGATCGTCAAGATCGCGCCGGAGCGCCTGCTCGCGATCAACAAGACGCTGTACGACGACGTGCCGGTCGAAAAGACGATACTCCCGACGTCGGAACTGGCGGGCCGGACGTGGAAGTACACGACATCCGCCCCTCCTAACGGATGGATGCGCGATGGATTCGACGACACGACGTGGGAGAGCGGCGTGGCGCCGTTTGCGGCCGGCAGTACCGAGGGCGTGCCGCAGCGAACGACCTGGACCACGAGCGACATCTGGCTCAGGCAGACGTTCGAATGGGAGGACGGACCGACCGACGGCCTGTATGTCGTGTTAGCGCACGACGAGGACGCGATCATCTACCTGAACGGTGTCGAGGCGGCACAGGTCAAGGGCTACACCACAGGCTACGTGATGGTGCCTGTCGGCGCCGAGGCCGTCAGGGCGCTCAAACCGGGCAGGAATCTGATCGCCGCCACCTGTCACCAGACGAAAGGTGGCCAGGCAATTGATGTGGGGATTGTGAGGATGGACAGGAAGTAGATGGGGAGCAAGCAGGGGCACGAATGATCGCGCCCGTGTCTACGTCTCGCGCTCCGTCACACGCAGCCCATCGGCCGCGATCCGGATCGGCATCACCTGGCAACCGGGCATCGCGGCGACGGCGGATTCGAGCGCCACGCGATCGGCCGGATTCGGGCCGCACAGCACCGTGAGCGACCCGCCCTCCCCGCCGGCACCGTTGACCTTCCAACCGGCCGCCTTGTGCAGGCACGCGAGATCGATGAGACGCTGCGCGTCGGCTGACACCAGCGCCGGGTGCAGCCGGCGCTGCGCTTCCGTATTGTCGCGCATGGCCTCGCCGAGCGCGTCGAGGTCGCCAGCGCGGGCCGCGTCCCGCGCCACGATGGCCGCACGGCGGAGCATCTCCATGGCGGCTTGTGCAAGTGGGGTCGCGGCCGCGTCACGAATCACCTGATCGTGGACCGCCGTCGAATGGTGACTGCGCCCGAGAACGATGAGCGTCGACCGCGCCTGCAGTTGGTCGCGCATCCCTGGCGGCAACATGACCGGATGAACCCGCGCGTGCGGATACGCGTCGATCTCGACGTAGTTCACGCCGCCATACGCCGCCGCCAACTGATCCTGGACGCCGCATTGTTGTGCCAACCACTCCGTTTCGATTCGGTGCGCTGCAGTGGCCACGGCGTGTCGGTCGTCGGTCCGGCCCGCCAGCCGCATCAACGCGCCGACCAGCGCGACACAAACAGACGCCGACGTGCCGACCGCCGCGCCTGGCGGCATCCCCGACCGGACTCGCACGTCCACGTGCACACCCGGAGAAAGACCGACCGACTCAATCGCCGCTTCAAGCAACGGGTGTGGTCCCCATGGCCTGGTGCCGGGCGAGTAAGCATACGTGTCGCCAAAATTCTCAGCATGAATCGTGACGGGGGCAACGCCGGCATGGGACCG from Acidobacteriota bacterium includes:
- a CDS encoding glycoside hydrolase family 2, whose amino-acid sequence is MTTRIRERLFRSGRRFGTPVTKAACAGLVVLACASVLAVSSRGQAPAWKPVEGRLLTHFARDVSPTAPRPEYPRPQLVRKDWLNLNGLWQYAIRPKDAPSPGSSFDGDILVPFPVESALSGVGKSVAPDQRLWYRRLFRVPPTWKGKRVWLRFDAVDWESTVIVNGREVGRHTGGYDPFGFDITDALTRQPDQEIVLSVWDPSDAGPQPRGKQVLKPRGIWYTPTTGVWQTVWLEPLSAVAIERLRIVPDIDKGTVSVAAVTTGRAEGLRLHATIADEKLPVASAEGPAAGPVTVTVPRPRLWSPKQPFLYTLTVTLSKGDRPVDEVSSYVGLRKISIGRTADGVARLLVNNEPLFQYGFLDQGFWPDGLHTAPTDEAIRFDIAATLGIGMNLARKHIKIEPERWYYWADKLGLLVWQDMPSGKNDTPESRANFAREWQRIIDARYNHPSIVMWVTINEGWGQPDKAGTRELADWTSRYDPTRLVNNASGWTDAGAGHVTDIHRYPGPSMPALERDRAAVLGEYGGLGLPVRGHTWQDEKNWGYVTYKDANELERAYRERVAELRLLVARGLSAAVYTQTTDVEVEVNGLITYDREIVKIAPERLLAINKTLYDDVPVEKTILPTSELAGRTWKYTTSAPPNGWMRDGFDDTTWESGVAPFAAGSTEGVPQRTTWTTSDIWLRQTFEWEDGPTDGLYVVLAHDEDAIIYLNGVEAAQVKGYTTGYVMVPVGAEAVRALKPGRNLIAATCHQTKGGQAIDVGIVRMDRK
- a CDS encoding GHMP kinase, encoding MRHITATAPTRICDCGGWTDTWFAGHGGVFHIAIDPGAQVDVQASRSHAGVAPVTIHAENFGDTYAYSPGTRPWGPHPLLEAAIESVGLSPGVHVDVRVRSGMPPGAAVGTSASVCVALVGALMRLAGRTDDRHAVATAAHRIETEWLAQQCGVQDQLAAAYGGVNYVEIDAYPHARVHPVMLPPGMRDQLQARSTLIVLGRSHHSTAVHDQVIRDAAATPLAQAAMEMLRRAAIVARDAARAGDLDALGEAMRDNTEAQRRLHPALVSADAQRLIDLACLHKAAGWKVNGAGGEGGSLTVLCGPNPADRVALESAVAAMPGCQVMPIRIAADGLRVTERET